The following are from one region of the Populus trichocarpa isolate Nisqually-1 chromosome 8, P.trichocarpa_v4.1, whole genome shotgun sequence genome:
- the LOC7473408 gene encoding transcription repressor OFP12: protein MPPIFWKNILKCLPTIIPSSHPLPSDQLQEYRDPLPSSTTLISPTTSIIIQNFNSPYDLSSAPTSKSLSTPSTNSFSSSYSDSDTESNLDFATILASQRLFFSSPGRSNSIIESLPEPQTPVSGGVAIKKYSPDPYTDFKHSMQEMIEARELRDVRAKWDYLHELLSCYLKLNPKHTHKFIISAFADIVVCLLSSPSQESDTQREPDGLRR from the coding sequence ATGCCCCCCATCTTCTGGAAGAACATTCTCAAATGCCTACCCACCATAATCCCATCCTCACATCCATTGCCCTCAGATCAGTTGCAGGAGTATAGGGATCCATTACCATCATCCACTACCCTCATCTCCCCCACCACATCAATTATTATCCAGAACTTCAACTCCCCCTACGACCTCTCCTCAGCACCCACCTCCAAATCCCTCAGTACTCCCTCCACCAactccttctcctcctcttaCTCCGACTCAGACACCGAATCAAATCTTGATTTTGCCACCATTCTCGCCTCCCAACgtctcttcttctcctccccTGGCCGCTCCAACTCCATCATTGAGTCCTTGCCAGAGCCCCAGACACCAGTCAGTGGAGGTGTTGCGATTAAAAAGTATTCACCAGATCCTTATACGGATTTTAAACATTCAATGCAAGAGATGATTGAAGCAAGAGAGCTAAGGGACGTTAGGGCTAAATGGGACTACTTGCATGAGTTGCTCTCTTGTTATCTTAAATTAAACCCTAAACACACTCACAAGTTTATCATTAGTGCTTTTGCTGACATAGTAGTTTGCTTATTGTCTTCGCCCTCGCAGGAATCCGACACACAACGGGAACCTGACGGCCTTCGTCGGTGA